Part of the Thiohalophilus sp. genome is shown below.
CACGTTTGTAACGGGTGAAGGACGTATCCTTGTAGATCCCCTCGGCAACATATTCCCCCATCCACATAAACTCCTCGACACCCGAGGTTTTGCCGGTATGACGGTGAATTCGTTCCCCTTCCAGGTTAAAGAAGGCAAAAACGGGGGTTGCCCGTACCCGATTCTCACGGAAGGCAAAATCCTTCTGTTTTGTCTGTTCGCCCTGCATGTTGGTGATTTCGACATCCCCTTCGATATCGATCGGGAAGTTCAGAAAGTGCTCACGATAATATTCCTGTACTTCCGGGCGGTTCAGGACATTTTCCTTCATGTAATGGCAGAACGGACATTCATCCATTTCGAAAAATATCAGAACGCCTTGCTTGCCCTGTTCCCGGGCATTATCCAGCTCTTCCTGAAAATTTCCCCAGGTTTCGTTGAAGAAATGCTTGTAGGGATCCCGGGTCTCCGCCGAAAGCGTCACGGATGGCAATAACAGCAACAGGACGGAAAAAAGACCAATCAGTTTACGCATGATTACACCACTTCTCTGAGATTCCACAATGTATGACCCGCGACAGGCGCAAAAATTCCCTTTTCGCCCGACAGGACTTATCCGCCGGCTATTCTATCGCGTTTCCCGGAGTTTTAAACCCGTTCCCGGATTTACCAAAGCGGGCAACCGCCTTCAAGCGAGCTTTAACATTCGTAAAACAAAACAGCCGGGGGTTCCGAACGGATAACGGCCTCACGGGCAAGGGGGGGAGACGAAACAGTGAACTAAGCAGAAAGCGAACAAACAAAAAGGGCCCCGAAGGGCCCTTTTGCAGTTACGGAATGACTCCGGAACTTGGTTTAGCGTGCCAGGTAATCCTTATCGGAATCCTCGACCACACCCAGAGACCAGCTGCCGCGGGTTCTGGCATGACGTACAGCCGCGTCAACTTCCGCACTGGAGGGATCGTTGTCGATATCCAGTACCTGACCGGGGTGAATCAGATCCGCATCGTCGATCTGATTACTGTTCTGTTTATAGATCAGCGGCCACTGGTAAGGATTGCCATAGATTTCCGACTTGCCGGAAATGTCCCACAGGTTGTCACCACGCACTACGGTGTATTCCGACATGGCGCCGGTATCCGGCCCGAGCAGCCCGGAATCACTCGTTTCAGTGGGTTGGGGTTCCGGCTCGTAGGTGGTTTCAGTGGGAGCCGGTTCCTGTGCTTCCTCAGTAGTGCCCGCACAACCGACAGAAAAACTGACCGCAGTGATCAGCAGTCCTGCGATTTTCAGCGAGTTGACTATTTTCATTGTTATGGACTCCAGTTGATTTGAATTCATATAAAAAAGGCATTTTTACTTATTGCAACCTAGCATTCGCTGTAAATGACTGTCAAGGCAGCAACTTTTAAACTTCGAAGCAAGGCGCTTTCACCCAAGTTTAGTGACTTGATCCCATATAGCAAGCGAAGATCAGTCGTTTTGAGGCCTGTTTCCGCTTTTATCCACCGCTTTTTGCCGGGCCAACATCGCCTGCTCCTGGGCTTCGAGCGCAAAATCCCGGGCCACCGCGTAGTCGCCTTGCTCGAGCTTGCGGGCCGCCTTATCC
Proteins encoded:
- a CDS encoding thioredoxin family protein, translated to MRKLIGLFSVLLLLLPSVTLSAETRDPYKHFFNETWGNFQEELDNAREQGKQGVLIFFEMDECPFCHYMKENVLNRPEVQEYYREHFLNFPIDIEGDVEITNMQGEQTKQKDFAFRENRVRATPVFAFFNLEGERIHRHTGKTSGVEEFMWMGEYVAEGIYKDTSFTRYKRDKRKE
- a CDS encoding LysM peptidoglycan-binding domain-containing protein; translation: MKIVNSLKIAGLLITAVSFSVGCAGTTEEAQEPAPTETTYEPEPQPTETSDSGLLGPDTGAMSEYTVVRGDNLWDISGKSEIYGNPYQWPLIYKQNSNQIDDADLIHPGQVLDIDNDPSSAEVDAAVRHARTRGSWSLGVVEDSDKDYLAR